A window of the Henckelia pumila isolate YLH828 chromosome 3, ASM3356847v2, whole genome shotgun sequence genome harbors these coding sequences:
- the LOC140891374 gene encoding GDSL esterase/lipase CPRD49-like, with product MVGPSRPQIVLFGSSIVQMSFNVGGWGAILADLYNRKADVVLRGYAGWNSRNALQVLNQVFPQDAAVHPSLVIVYYGGNDAMHAHPSGLGPHVPLLEYVENMKKITLLLKSNCEDTRIIFLTSPPVHEAMIYDYYGDTFVSQARSNETCRTYAEALLGLGKHLDIKVINLWTALQNRDDWGKTYLLDGIHLSSEGSQIVVKEVLKVLQEAQWEPSLYWRSMPDEFSDYMDDLRAKTSQDCVVLNRISGSKMGWSN from the exons ATGGTGGGTCCGAGTCGGCCCCAGATTGTTCTGTTCGGGTCGTCCATTGTGCAGATGAGCTTCAACGTCGGAGGCTGGGGAGCCATTCTTGCTGACCTCTATAATAGGAAG GCAGACGTAGTATTGCGAGGATACGCTGGGTGGAATTCGAGGAACGCCCTTCAAGTTTTGAATCAGGTCTTCCCGCAG GATGCAGCTGTTCATCCTTCTCTGGTTATAGTATATTATGGTGGTAACGATGCGATGCATGCTCACCCGAGTGGATTAGGCCCTCATGTTCCTCTTCTCGAATACGTTGAAAACATGAAGAAAATCACCCTTCTTCTCAAG AGTAACTGTGAGGATACCAGGATCATTTTTCTTACTTCTCCCCCTGTGCACGAGGCGATGATCTACGATTATTACGG TGATACATTCGTTAGCCAAGCCCGATCAAATGAAACCTGCCGCACATATGCTGAAGCCTTGCTCGGACTGGGCAAACATTTGGATATCAAAGTCATCAATCTTTGGACCGCGCTTCAGAACAGAGACGACTGGGGAAAGACTTACTTATT GGATGGAATCCATCTGAGCTCTGAAGGAAGCCAGATAGTAGTGAAGGAGGTTTTGAAGGTACTCCAAGAGGCTCAATGGGAACCAAGCTTATATTGGAGGTCTATGCCAGATGAATTTTCAGACTACATGGATGATCTTCGTGCAAAAACTAGCCAAGACTGTGTCGTCTTGAACAGGATTTCCGGCTCGAAGATGGGGTGGAGTAATTAA
- the LOC140889463 gene encoding LIMR family protein At5g01460-like — translation MGDFNLALFIVAIVVCIVVFIFNLYLLVNYQHPDDANQAYFPKFVVVLGLSVAAISILMLPADVANRQACRRSIYNGACALTLPMKDLWLAVYIVDAILVFFVIPFAMFYYEGDQDKSLFKRLKSALVWVIVTAVVCALVLGILYGLAGKVDFTVRHLSSATGPFPSSPSSWDFSSGQQCIGGGARQCAAYLASASSETTWTMRTTFPEYVVALATIVGSVLFTIFGGVGIACLPLGLIFSFFRRPKAVITRSQYIKEATEMGKKARELKKAADALHQEERSGEKVRKWRKNVKTVEKELLLLEEDVKALEEMYPQGEKAEASWALTVLGYLAKLVLGVLGLIVSVAWIAHIVIYLLIDPPLSPFLNEVFIKLDDVWGLLGTAAFAFFCFYLLISVVAGAMMLGMKLVFITIHPMKWGATLMNSFLFNVGLILLSSISVIQFCATAFGYYAQATAAQEIFGHTLQSLRGIKYLYKYNVFQIAFIVLAGLTFIYYAAFGWRRKRPSGRFQLST, via the exons ATGGGGGATTTCAATTTAGCCCTATTTATTGTGGCCATAGTTGTTTGCATCGTGGTGTTCATTTTCAACCTGTACCTCCTCGTTAACTACCAGCACCCCGATGACGCCAACCAAGCCTATTTCCCCAAATTCGTGGTCGTTCTGGGCCTCTCCGTTGCTGCTATCTCCATTCTCATGCTCCCAGCTGACGTGGCCAACAGGCAGGCCTGCCGCCGCTCGATTTATAATGGAGCGTGTGCTCTGACCCTCCCGATGAAGGATTTGTGGCTCGCTGTCTACATTGTGGATGCCATTCTTGTTTTCTTCGTCATTCCGTTCGCTATGTTTTATTACGAAGGCGATCAAGACaa GAGTTTGTTTAAGCGGTTGAAAAGTGCACTGGTTTGGGTGATCGTGACAGCTGTTGTTTGTGCTCTTGTTCTGGGGATTTTATACG GGCTTGCTGGAAAGGTGGATTTTACTGTCAGGCATCTCTCCTCAGCAACTGGACCCTTTCCATCTTCTCCTTCTTCATGGGACTTTTCCAGTGGTCAACAGTGTATTGGTGGAGGAGCGAGACAG TGTGCCGCTTATTTAGCCAGCGCTTCATCTGAGACAACATGGACTATGCGCACTACCTTCCCAGAATATGTGGTTGCTCTCGCTACAATTGTTGGATCAGTGCTCTTTACT ATTTTTGGTGGTGTTGGCATTGCTTGCCTTCCATTAGGACTTATATTTTCCTTCTTCCGGCGTCCAAAGGCTGTTATCACTCGTTCACAGTATATCAAG GAAGCGACTGAAATGGGAAAAAAAGCAAGAGAACTGAAAAAAGCAGCTGATGCTCTTCATCAGGAGGAAAGGAGCGGTGAGAAGGTCAGAAAATGGCGCAAAAATGTTAAGACAGTAGAAAAG GAGTTACTTCTTTTGGAAGAAGATGTGAAGGCTTTGGAAGAGATGTATCCTCAAGGAGAAAAG GCTGAGGCATCTTGGGCTTTGACTGTTCTTGGCTACCTTGCCAAGCTGGTACTTGGTGTTTTAGG GTTGATTGTTTCAGTGGCTTGGATTGCACATATTGTGATATATTTGCTGATTGATCCTCCTCTTTCCCCGTTTCTCAATGAGGTCTTCATCAAGTTGGATGATGTTTGGG GTCTTCTGGGAACTGCAGCATTCGCATTTTTTTGCTTCTATCTCTTAATATCCGTGGTTGCTGGGGCAATGATGCTTGGCATGAAATTAGTGTTCATTACGATCCATCCTATGAA GTGGGGTGCCACACTTATGAACTCATTTCTTTTTAACGTGGGACTCATTCTTCTTAGCTCAATCAG TGTAATTCAGTTCTGTGCCACTGCATTTGGATATTATGCCCAAGCTACTGCAGCTCAAGAAATTTTTGGTCACACCTTGCAATCACTTCGGGGAATCAAATACTTATATAA GTACAATGTGTTCCAAATTGCATTCATTGTTCTCGCGGGGCTCACATTTATTTATTATGCTGCCTTT GGATGGAGAAGAAAAAGGCCCAGTGGCAGGTTCCAACTCTCCACATAA